One Phaseolus vulgaris cultivar G19833 chromosome 4, P. vulgaris v2.0, whole genome shotgun sequence DNA window includes the following coding sequences:
- the LOC137837312 gene encoding putative disease resistance RPP13-like protein 1 isoform X1 has protein sequence MHLIHFKSHTSIHSISTPTMAAELVLGALLSAFLQVAFDRIASPQFLDFFRGRKLDEKLLANLNIMLGSINALADDAELRQFTDPHVKAWLLAVKEAVFDAEDLLAEIDYELNRCQFEAQSQPQTFTYKVSLCSLCFIYVLLVRSVILSEWCSKEISFILMGRIKVHD, from the exons ATGCACTTAATCCATTTCAAATCACACACCTCCATTCACTCCATTTCAACTCCTACCATGGCAGCAGAACTTGTTCTTGGTGCTCTTCTTTCGGCCTTTCTTCAGGTTGCATTCGATAGAATCGCTTCTCCTCAATTTCTAGACTTCTTTCGTGGAAGAAAACTTGATGAGAAACTGCTCGCCAATTTGAACATCATGCTGGGTTCCATCAATGCTCTCGCTGATGATGCTGAATTAAGGCAGTTCACAGATCCACACGTCAAAGCATGGCTTCTTGCTGTCAAAGAGGCTGTCTTTGATGCAGAGGATCTTTTGGCTGAAATAGACTATGAACTCAACAGATGCCAATTCGAAGCTCAGTCCCAGCCTCAAACCTTTACTTACAAG GTTTCACTCTGTTCTCTGTGCTTCATCTACGTCCTGCTCGTTCGCTCGGTCATTCTCTCAGAG TGGTGTTCAAAAGAAATAAGCTTCATTTTGATGGGACGAATTAAAGTTCATGATTAG
- the LOC137837312 gene encoding putative disease resistance RPP13-like protein 1 isoform X2, producing MHLIHFKSHTSIHSISTPTMAAELVLGALLSAFLQVAFDRIASPQFLDFFRGRKLDEKLLANLNIMLGSINALADDAELRQFTDPHVKAWLLAVKEAVFDAEDLLAEIDYELNRCQFEAQSQPQTFTYKVSLCSLCFIYVLLVRSVILSEIGYLLTNVTNPMSPNLIPSVNDCHCHSHELIV from the exons ATGCACTTAATCCATTTCAAATCACACACCTCCATTCACTCCATTTCAACTCCTACCATGGCAGCAGAACTTGTTCTTGGTGCTCTTCTTTCGGCCTTTCTTCAGGTTGCATTCGATAGAATCGCTTCTCCTCAATTTCTAGACTTCTTTCGTGGAAGAAAACTTGATGAGAAACTGCTCGCCAATTTGAACATCATGCTGGGTTCCATCAATGCTCTCGCTGATGATGCTGAATTAAGGCAGTTCACAGATCCACACGTCAAAGCATGGCTTCTTGCTGTCAAAGAGGCTGTCTTTGATGCAGAGGATCTTTTGGCTGAAATAGACTATGAACTCAACAGATGCCAATTCGAAGCTCAGTCCCAGCCTCAAACCTTTACTTACAAG GTTTCACTCTGTTCTCTGTGCTTCATCTACGTCCTGCTCGTTCGCTCGGTCATTCTCTCAGAG ATTGGATATCTGCTGACTAATGTCACAAATCCAATGTCACCAAATTTGATCCCATCGGTGAATGACTGTCATTGTCATTCCCATGAACTGATTGTGTGA
- the LOC137837312 gene encoding putative disease resistance RPP13-like protein 1 isoform X3, with translation MHLIHFKSHTSIHSISTPTMAAELVLGALLSAFLQVAFDRIASPQFLDFFRGRKLDEKLLANLNIMLGSINALADDAELRQFTDPHVKAWLLAVKEAVFDAEDLLAEIDYELNRCQFEAQSQPQTFTYKVSLCSLCFIYVLLVRSVILSEITTKIVKVV, from the exons ATGCACTTAATCCATTTCAAATCACACACCTCCATTCACTCCATTTCAACTCCTACCATGGCAGCAGAACTTGTTCTTGGTGCTCTTCTTTCGGCCTTTCTTCAGGTTGCATTCGATAGAATCGCTTCTCCTCAATTTCTAGACTTCTTTCGTGGAAGAAAACTTGATGAGAAACTGCTCGCCAATTTGAACATCATGCTGGGTTCCATCAATGCTCTCGCTGATGATGCTGAATTAAGGCAGTTCACAGATCCACACGTCAAAGCATGGCTTCTTGCTGTCAAAGAGGCTGTCTTTGATGCAGAGGATCTTTTGGCTGAAATAGACTATGAACTCAACAGATGCCAATTCGAAGCTCAGTCCCAGCCTCAAACCTTTACTTACAAG GTTTCACTCTGTTCTCTGTGCTTCATCTACGTCCTGCTCGTTCGCTCGGTCATTCTCTCAGAG ATTACTACGAAAATCGTGAAGGTGGTCTGA
- the LOC137837312 gene encoding uncharacterized protein isoform X5 → MNSTDANSKLSPSLKPLLTRFHSVLCASSTSCSFARSFSQRKSEDLTVRVVTLEKDLKTLQHPFTAIELFMEEFENNYKEINVDSENVERWCSKEISFILMGRIKVHD, encoded by the exons ATGAACTCAACAGATGCCAATTCGAAGCTCAGTCCCAGCCTCAAACCTTTACTTACAAG GTTTCACTCTGTTCTCTGTGCTTCATCTACGTCCTGCTCGTTCGCTCGGTCATTCTCTCAGAG GAAATCAGAAGACCTTACAGTTAGAGTTGTCACACTTGAAAAAGATCTTAAGACACTCCAACATCCATTCACTGCCATTGAACTCTTCAT GGaggaatttgaaaataattataaagaaataaatgttGATTCAGAGAATGTTGAAAGA TGGTGTTCAAAAGAAATAAGCTTCATTTTGATGGGACGAATTAAAGTTCATGATTAG
- the LOC137837312 gene encoding uncharacterized protein isoform X4 — MNSTDANSKLSPSLKPLLTRFHSVLCASSTSCSFARSFSQRKSEDLTVRVVTLEKDLKTLQHPFTAIELFMEEFENNYKEINVDSENVERIGYLLTNVTNPMSPNLIPSVNDCHCHSHELIV, encoded by the exons ATGAACTCAACAGATGCCAATTCGAAGCTCAGTCCCAGCCTCAAACCTTTACTTACAAG GTTTCACTCTGTTCTCTGTGCTTCATCTACGTCCTGCTCGTTCGCTCGGTCATTCTCTCAGAG GAAATCAGAAGACCTTACAGTTAGAGTTGTCACACTTGAAAAAGATCTTAAGACACTCCAACATCCATTCACTGCCATTGAACTCTTCAT GGaggaatttgaaaataattataaagaaataaatgttGATTCAGAGAATGTTGAAAGA ATTGGATATCTGCTGACTAATGTCACAAATCCAATGTCACCAAATTTGATCCCATCGGTGAATGACTGTCATTGTCATTCCCATGAACTGATTGTGTGA